A genomic segment from Candidatus Dadabacteria bacterium encodes:
- a CDS encoding AMP-binding protein yields the protein MRNYCEILYSNLERNPRGAAVWYQGEIYSYAQLCGFVDGFSSFLSNLGVSRGDKVCVFLPNSLSLAVSVFSIARLEIACVPIDSTSGTEEIRHCLEFSKPALIITDESLAHTVNAVSGGITTVCVTRDNFLGDAPAGPPGNRPSEKAIYLFSTGSTGKPKCVARSHANMIALARNHTATINWDSGDRILFSIPISHTYGLGNFVSAVSVGACCYFLPRFTRKEVLGVLEEEQITIFPAVPFMLETLARSASRGDYDFSRLKHVISAGAPLSEETFFSFHRAFGVYPRQLYGSSETGVMAINIAENIEEKRLSVGVPVENVVIRVVSETGGELPVGQIGEIIIRSPSMTDGYVDFPEETERVFVDGFYHTGDLGMFDGDGYLFIRGRKKLFINISGNKVDPFEVENLLVTHGKITEAAVIGTLGAGGREEVKAFIVADGLTRREVVSFCRGKISDYKIPTRIEFVDTLPRSPAGKVLRERLK from the coding sequence ATGAGAAACTACTGCGAAATACTTTATTCAAACCTGGAGCGAAATCCCCGGGGAGCGGCCGTCTGGTATCAAGGAGAAATCTACAGCTACGCGCAGCTCTGCGGCTTTGTTGACGGCTTTTCCTCGTTTCTTTCCAACCTGGGGGTGTCACGGGGGGATAAGGTGTGCGTTTTTCTTCCCAACTCGCTTTCCCTTGCCGTATCCGTTTTCTCGATAGCGAGACTCGAAATCGCCTGCGTTCCGATCGACAGCACCTCCGGAACCGAGGAGATAAGACACTGCCTTGAGTTCTCGAAGCCGGCCCTGATCATTACGGACGAATCTCTTGCGCATACCGTGAACGCCGTTTCCGGAGGCATAACCACCGTTTGCGTGACCCGGGACAATTTTCTTGGCGATGCTCCCGCGGGTCCGCCCGGAAACCGTCCTTCGGAGAAAGCCATCTACCTTTTTTCCACTGGCTCAACTGGAAAGCCCAAATGCGTTGCGAGAAGTCACGCCAACATGATCGCCCTTGCCCGGAATCATACGGCCACCATAAACTGGGATAGCGGGGACAGGATTCTTTTTTCGATTCCGATATCGCATACCTATGGCCTTGGGAACTTCGTAAGCGCCGTAAGCGTCGGGGCGTGCTGCTATTTCCTTCCGAGGTTTACCAGAAAAGAGGTTCTCGGCGTGCTTGAAGAAGAACAGATAACGATCTTTCCCGCCGTCCCGTTCATGCTAGAGACCCTCGCTCGAAGCGCGAGCCGTGGGGATTATGATTTCTCGAGGCTAAAGCACGTTATTTCCGCCGGGGCCCCCCTGTCCGAGGAAACCTTTTTTTCCTTCCACCGGGCTTTCGGCGTCTATCCCCGCCAGCTCTACGGTTCCTCCGAGACCGGGGTGATGGCAATTAATATCGCGGAGAACATAGAGGAGAAGCGTCTTTCAGTCGGAGTACCGGTTGAAAACGTCGTTATAAGGGTGGTCTCGGAAACCGGGGGCGAACTTCCGGTCGGGCAGATCGGCGAGATAATAATAAGGAGCCCTTCCATGACAGACGGCTATGTTGATTTTCCGGAAGAGACCGAGAGGGTTTTTGTCGACGGTTTTTACCACACCGGGGACCTCGGAATGTTCGACGGCGACGGGTATCTTTTCATTCGCGGAAGAAAGAAGCTTTTCATCAACATCTCTGGGAACAAGGTTGACCCGTTTGAAGTTGAGAACCTGCTTGTGACTCACGGGAAAATAACGGAAGCTGCGGTGATAGGAACCCTTGGAGCCGGGGGCAGGGAAGAGGTAAAGGCCTTTATCGTCGCGGACGGACTCACGAGGCGGGAAGTTGTCAGCTTCTGCAGGGGAAAAATTTCCGACTACAAGATTCCCACGAGGATCGAGTTTGTGGATACGCTTCCGAGAAGCCCTGCGGGCAAGGTATTGAGGGAGAGACTTAAGTGA
- a CDS encoding ATP-binding protein: MKIFRKHFLYLLCLAAAAALLAMLLPPGRGALGYVVCVAAFTAFGFVLLWIVERDILKDFSRISKALELLPEKQKKARKTGRKVSDFDTGVSISISELSERISLQMQSTEREGNQLKSIIESMKEGVIVISREEDLLLVNDAAKEMFAIDDAAIGHPYMETIRNPDLQRLISRMKQKKKSATQEISVLYPQERSYLVSVRVSPRYREIVVVIFDITEFKKLERIKADFVANVSHELRTPLTSIKGYIETLLDRSYDTDEEKKHFLEIMEENTDRLIAIASDLLVLSELESGEADPQDSRKADEEIDIRETILRSVGSLDSLFSKKGVNLSLEIEDGLPPYRANRFLVERMLINLVENSAKYTPENGSVAVRASALNGTLRIEIEDNGIGIPPEHQERIFERFYRVDKNRSRDIGGTGLGLSIVKHIVIQHGGTIDVRSAEGEGSTFTIELPRPDK, encoded by the coding sequence TTGAAGATATTCAGAAAACATTTCCTTTACCTGCTCTGCCTGGCCGCCGCCGCGGCTCTGCTCGCCATGCTGCTTCCCCCCGGACGCGGAGCTTTGGGTTACGTAGTGTGCGTAGCCGCGTTTACGGCATTCGGATTCGTGCTGTTGTGGATAGTCGAAAGAGACATCCTGAAGGACTTCTCAAGAATATCGAAGGCACTTGAGCTTCTGCCGGAGAAGCAGAAGAAAGCCCGCAAAACAGGCCGCAAGGTAAGCGATTTCGACACGGGGGTATCGATCTCCATAAGCGAACTCTCGGAGAGAATCTCCCTTCAGATGCAGTCAACCGAGAGGGAGGGGAACCAGCTTAAAAGTATAATCGAGTCCATGAAGGAAGGAGTCATAGTGATATCCAGAGAGGAGGATCTGTTGCTCGTAAACGACGCTGCGAAAGAAATGTTCGCAATAGACGACGCGGCAATTGGCCACCCTTACATGGAAACCATACGAAACCCCGATCTCCAGAGGCTTATCTCCCGCATGAAGCAGAAGAAAAAATCGGCCACCCAAGAAATCTCCGTACTTTACCCCCAGGAAAGATCGTATCTCGTAAGCGTCCGCGTAAGTCCACGCTACAGGGAAATCGTGGTTGTCATTTTTGACATAACGGAATTTAAGAAGCTTGAGAGGATAAAGGCCGATTTTGTAGCGAACGTTTCCCATGAACTCAGAACCCCGCTTACGTCCATAAAGGGATACATCGAAACCCTTCTTGACAGAAGCTATGACACGGATGAGGAGAAAAAGCATTTTCTCGAGATAATGGAGGAAAACACCGACAGGCTTATAGCAATAGCTTCCGATCTTCTGGTGCTCTCGGAACTTGAAAGCGGGGAAGCCGACCCTCAGGATTCAAGGAAAGCAGACGAAGAGATTGACATCAGGGAAACGATCCTCCGCTCCGTGGGTTCTCTTGACTCGCTTTTTTCGAAAAAAGGAGTCAATCTCTCTCTTGAAATTGAGGACGGCTTGCCTCCCTACAGGGCAAACAGGTTCCTCGTGGAACGCATGCTCATTAATCTCGTTGAGAACTCGGCCAAGTACACCCCGGAAAACGGCTCTGTTGCGGTCCGCGCCTCGGCCCTAAACGGCACCTTGCGCATAGAGATTGAAGATAACGGGATCGGAATCCCCCCGGAGCATCAAGAAAGAATATTCGAGAGGTTCTACAGAGTGGATAAGAACCGCTCGAGGGACATAGGCGGAACGGGACTCGGACTCAGCATAGTGAAGCACATAGTCATACAGCACGGGGGAACCATAGATGTGAGAAGCGCGGAAGGTGAGGGAAGCACGTTCACCATCGAGCTTCCGCGACCTGATAAGTAA
- the argC gene encoding N-acetyl-gamma-glutamyl-phosphate reductase encodes MKLKTAILGVTGYVGQQLLSLLARHPNIDLRVLTSEKFSGRKADEAFPHLLGYSDLILSPVSKIPDSEPLDLLFSCLPGGTSSVFVRKFLEKGVRVIDLSSDLRFSDPADYSLAHGVAPRFPELLSQAVYGLSELNRERIKNAPLIANAGCYSTCVSLAVVPFLKEYEVENDIIVDIKSSFSTSGRAPKPESHYTEVKEDVSARGAGGDDQKHEILRVLYDFCGVKKKLLFFNTRIPVKRGIMATSYLRLRSEISPDEVRELYAGFYGDDAFVRVCDEPPGMASVSGSNCISLGFCEREGHFVIVSVLDNLMKGAAGQAVQNMNIVFGFPEDTGLGQVPLFP; translated from the coding sequence ATGAAACTCAAAACGGCAATTCTGGGAGTTACGGGTTATGTCGGCCAGCAGCTTCTTTCCCTTCTGGCGCGCCACCCTAACATTGACCTGCGGGTGCTTACGTCTGAGAAGTTCTCGGGCAGGAAGGCGGATGAGGCGTTTCCGCATCTTTTGGGCTACTCGGATCTTATCCTAAGCCCCGTATCGAAAATTCCTGACTCAGAACCTCTCGATCTTCTGTTCTCCTGTCTTCCCGGGGGAACCTCTTCTGTTTTCGTGCGGAAGTTCCTTGAGAAGGGCGTAAGGGTGATCGATCTCAGTTCCGATTTAAGATTCTCTGACCCTGCCGACTACTCCCTGGCTCACGGCGTAGCGCCGCGCTTTCCCGAACTTCTCTCTCAAGCGGTCTACGGACTTAGCGAACTTAACCGCGAGAGGATAAAAAACGCCCCGTTGATTGCTAACGCGGGTTGCTACTCTACCTGCGTTTCACTCGCCGTGGTGCCTTTTCTTAAAGAGTATGAAGTGGAAAACGACATTATAGTGGACATAAAGTCTTCTTTTTCGACTTCGGGACGAGCGCCGAAACCCGAGAGTCACTACACCGAGGTAAAGGAGGACGTATCCGCCCGCGGGGCTGGAGGGGATGACCAGAAACATGAGATTCTTCGCGTGCTCTACGATTTCTGCGGCGTGAAGAAGAAACTGCTTTTCTTCAATACACGTATTCCGGTTAAAAGGGGGATAATGGCCACTTCGTATCTCAGGCTCCGCTCGGAGATCTCCCCCGATGAGGTAAGGGAACTTTACGCCGGGTTCTACGGAGATGATGCTTTCGTCCGGGTCTGCGACGAGCCGCCCGGAATGGCGTCTGTTTCCGGTTCCAACTGTATCTCTTTGGGTTTCTGCGAGCGGGAAGGGCATTTTGTCATCGTCTCGGTTCTTGACAATCTCATGAAGGGAGCCGCGGGCCAGGCCGTTCAGAACATGAATATAGTCTTTGGATTTCCCGAGGACACTGGACTCGGACAAGTTCCCCTTTTCCCGTGA
- the trpA gene encoding tryptophan synthase subunit alpha: MGRIKEKFRELREKNKAALICYVTAGDPDIDLTEQIIDHLEASGVDMVEIGIPFSDPMADGPVIQAASERALANSTSLSDVLSLVKRIRSRSDIPVILFGYYNPFFSYGTERFARDAREAGADGVLVVDLPPEEAGELSVHVEQEGLDRIFLLAPTSTEERIEMVSQNASGFIYVVSVTGVTGARPDMDYDLEDLVERIKRRSELPVGVGFGVSSARQAAAIASFSDAVIVGSALVRIIESGEEERQEMLGRILSFTEELSAACYR, translated from the coding sequence ATGGGAAGGATAAAGGAAAAATTCCGCGAACTTCGGGAGAAAAACAAAGCGGCTTTAATCTGCTATGTTACCGCCGGGGATCCCGATATCGACTTGACCGAGCAGATCATTGACCACCTAGAGGCAAGCGGTGTCGACATGGTGGAAATCGGCATACCCTTCTCGGACCCCATGGCGGACGGGCCGGTGATCCAGGCTGCTTCGGAACGGGCTCTTGCTAACTCAACATCCCTCTCCGACGTGCTTTCGCTTGTTAAAAGGATAAGGTCCCGCTCGGATATTCCCGTGATACTTTTCGGCTACTACAACCCCTTTTTCTCCTATGGTACCGAGCGATTCGCGCGCGACGCGCGCGAGGCGGGAGCGGACGGAGTTCTGGTCGTCGATCTTCCGCCCGAGGAAGCCGGGGAACTGAGCGTCCATGTCGAGCAAGAGGGGCTTGACCGCATCTTTTTGCTTGCTCCTACGAGTACCGAAGAAAGGATAGAGATGGTGTCGCAAAACGCCTCGGGTTTTATCTACGTGGTTTCGGTTACCGGGGTCACGGGAGCGCGTCCTGACATGGACTACGATCTCGAGGATCTGGTGGAAAGAATAAAGCGCCGCTCTGAGCTTCCTGTCGGGGTAGGTTTCGGGGTGTCCTCCGCACGCCAGGCTGCCGCGATAGCCTCTTTTTCCGATGCTGTTATCGTGGGGAGCGCCCTTGTGAGAATAATCGAGAGCGGTGAAGAGGAAAGGCAGGAAATGCTGGGTAGGATTTTAAGCTTCACGGAGGAACTTAGCGCCGCCTGCTACAGATAG
- a CDS encoding tryptophan synthase subunit beta (catalyzes the formation of L-tryptophan from L-serine and 1-(indol-3-yl)glycerol 3-phosphate), whose amino-acid sequence DEEALSAFSYLSEVEGIIPALETAHAIAHVRKIAPSMSPEQIIVICLSGRGDKDIHTASSLI is encoded by the coding sequence CGGACGAAGAAGCGCTCTCGGCGTTTTCCTATCTCTCGGAAGTAGAGGGAATAATACCCGCGCTTGAGACTGCCCATGCAATAGCCCACGTGCGTAAAATCGCTCCGTCCATGTCCCCCGAGCAGATTATAGTTATCTGTCTCTCCGGCAGGGGGGATAAGGATATACATACCGCTTCCTCTCTTATATGA
- a CDS encoding response regulator transcription factor, producing MEKLIAVVDDEKDILNLITHHLKREGYRVKPFQSGKDFLLYINSVPPDLVLLDIMLPGMDGLELCRILKSKPQTHSIPIIMITAKSTEADIVVGLELGADDYIVKPFRIRELVARVKSILRRYAMKNPGDETLRIGPLSINPPSYEVSVDSQKIDLTTTEFKILEVLAEAEGKVFTRDQLLKRKTLWGDERVVFDRTIDVHIKNLREKLGSAGKMIKTVRGIGYKLEEIQTV from the coding sequence ATGGAAAAGCTCATAGCAGTGGTAGATGACGAAAAAGACATACTCAACCTGATAACTCACCATCTAAAGCGCGAGGGATACCGGGTAAAGCCCTTTCAGAGCGGAAAGGACTTTCTGCTCTACATAAATTCCGTTCCGCCCGATCTGGTGCTGCTTGACATCATGCTGCCCGGCATGGACGGCCTTGAGCTCTGCAGGATCCTAAAAAGCAAACCCCAAACGCACTCAATACCCATAATCATGATCACCGCGAAATCCACCGAGGCCGATATCGTCGTGGGCCTCGAACTCGGCGCTGATGACTATATAGTCAAGCCTTTCCGGATTCGTGAACTTGTCGCCAGAGTGAAAAGCATCTTGAGAAGATACGCGATGAAAAATCCCGGGGACGAAACACTTCGGATCGGCCCCCTTAGCATAAACCCCCCAAGCTACGAGGTCTCGGTCGATTCACAGAAAATCGACCTAACCACCACGGAGTTCAAAATACTTGAGGTCCTCGCAGAAGCGGAAGGAAAGGTGTTCACCCGTGATCAATTGCTTAAAAGAAAAACCCTCTGGGGGGACGAACGGGTGGTTTTTGACAGAACGATAGACGTTCACATAAAAAACCTGAGAGAAAAACTGGGTTCCGCCGGCAAGATGATAAAGACCGTGAGAGGAATCGGTTACAAGCTAGAAGAGATCCAAACGGTTTGA
- the phoU gene encoding phosphate signaling complex protein PhoU: protein MIKYQGELVLLNKKLLEMASLVETMIAKSIKALREGNMILAQEVISTDDQVNSMEIEIDNLCIKILALYQPEATDLRTVTMIMKVNNDLERIGDHASSISRMALFMADYPPIKPLIDIPKMADKAMEMLREALDAFIRSDERLAVEVCRKDDEVDNYEPQIVRELITFVISDPSTLNRALRYIYVARHLERVADLATNIAENAYYIATGEMLKHQHTSEMN, encoded by the coding sequence ATGATAAAGTACCAAGGGGAACTCGTGCTTCTTAATAAGAAACTGCTTGAGATGGCATCCCTTGTCGAAACCATGATTGCCAAGAGCATAAAGGCCCTTCGCGAAGGCAACATGATTCTTGCTCAGGAGGTTATCAGCACGGACGACCAGGTAAACTCGATGGAGATCGAGATAGACAACCTTTGCATCAAGATACTGGCTCTTTACCAGCCGGAGGCCACAGATTTGCGGACCGTTACCATGATAATGAAGGTCAACAACGATCTTGAAAGGATAGGGGACCATGCCTCGAGTATCTCGAGAATGGCTCTTTTCATGGCCGACTACCCGCCTATAAAGCCGCTTATTGACATTCCCAAGATGGCCGACAAGGCGATGGAGATGCTCCGCGAGGCCTTGGACGCGTTTATAAGAAGTGATGAACGACTCGCCGTTGAGGTCTGTCGCAAAGACGACGAAGTCGATAACTACGAACCCCAGATAGTAAGGGAGCTTATAACCTTTGTGATATCGGATCCCTCAACGCTTAACCGGGCGCTTCGCTACATTTACGTTGCGAGGCATCTCGAAAGGGTGGCGGATCTTGCGACCAACATAGCCGAGAACGCCTACTACATAGCCACCGGAGAGATGCTTAAGCATCAGCACACTTCGGAGATGAACTGA
- a CDS encoding phosphoribosylanthranilate isomerase produces MTRVKVCGITNSEDALCAVGLGASALGFVFYEKSPRFIRPEEAGEIIRQIPPFVTKVGVFVNAEADYLRGAKDIAGFDVYQLHGDETPEFCTAFGEKYIKAIRVKNTGSLSAVELYDTDAFLFDAYSPDAYGGTGENFSWDVLSRRKLEGKFVILSGGLNSGNVREAIQAVNPYAVDVSSGVESSPGIKDHLKLKRFMEAVGYGQD; encoded by the coding sequence ATGACTAGAGTAAAGGTGTGCGGAATAACCAACTCGGAGGACGCGCTCTGCGCGGTGGGGCTGGGAGCTTCGGCTCTCGGTTTCGTTTTCTACGAAAAAAGCCCGAGATTCATCAGGCCCGAAGAGGCAGGAGAAATAATAAGACAGATTCCCCCATTTGTAACCAAGGTGGGGGTTTTTGTAAACGCCGAGGCGGATTACCTGCGGGGAGCAAAAGACATCGCGGGTTTTGATGTCTATCAGCTCCACGGGGATGAGACCCCGGAGTTCTGCACCGCGTTCGGAGAGAAGTACATAAAGGCGATAAGGGTTAAGAATACGGGAAGTCTTAGCGCAGTGGAACTCTACGATACGGACGCATTTCTTTTCGATGCCTACTCGCCGGATGCCTACGGAGGCACGGGAGAGAATTTTTCGTGGGACGTTCTTTCCCGCCGGAAACTTGAGGGTAAATTCGTTATACTTTCCGGAGGACTTAACTCGGGCAACGTGCGCGAGGCCATACAGGCGGTGAATCCCTACGCCGTCGACGTGAGTTCCGGGGTTGAAAGCTCCCCGGGCATAAAAGATCATCTTAAGCTTAAGCGGTTTATGGAGGCCGTGGGTTATGGGCAAGACTAA
- a CDS encoding acyl carrier protein produces the protein MSARKEILGEKIRRLVIGKFNLDIEPQDISAEQSLIELGVGVDSVSTLEFIMELEEELGVSIDESEVNLGVLETVESLSEFIISIGSVGKDRT, from the coding sequence GTGAGTGCGCGGAAAGAAATTCTGGGAGAGAAAATAAGGCGGCTTGTCATCGGCAAGTTCAATCTTGACATTGAGCCTCAGGATATATCGGCCGAGCAGTCGCTGATTGAACTCGGAGTCGGCGTTGATTCTGTGTCAACCCTTGAGTTCATTATGGAGCTTGAAGAGGAACTAGGAGTTTCCATTGACGAATCCGAAGTCAACCTCGGGGTTCTTGAGACTGTTGAGAGCCTTTCTGAATTTATAATATCAATCGGGTCTGTTGGTAAGGACAGAACTTAG
- a CDS encoding porin — MRVLAVSFLTLLSFMSLPAQADGDQSIREQIEELKKQIERLEEQSQQMNMKMYEGKDTKAWYNKIKIKTKKGTGLTFQTADSNYKLRMRLRSQFLANYINPDGEDNESLGFRVRRLRVTWDGNAFAPWMKYKIQYDFSGGGELKDMKLSFAKNRAFVPVAGQYKIAFNREALTSSSALPLVGRSIINDNFQYDRDIGVGVYGLLGGGMLRYDLGVFQGEGANVKNDTGDTGMLWAGRIQAALLGGKAKSVKENFAKRPTITIGAAVAGVDVEEGGDSGNKAIKNAGLEDGRMTSITFDANYRDPRFNLTGEYIGRWLNPDDAGVETGYDYGFRVQGGFFLIPKKIEVASRYAMVVYDNDPNAFKAEELDNVWTFTQGLSYYLSGNHKWKMQLDYTFQREEDLDGVESDESMVRAQIQAYF; from the coding sequence ATGAGAGTTTTAGCCGTGTCTTTTTTGACGTTGCTTTCCTTTATGTCGCTTCCCGCCCAGGCCGACGGCGACCAGAGCATCAGGGAACAGATCGAGGAACTTAAGAAGCAGATAGAAAGGCTCGAGGAACAGAGCCAGCAGATGAACATGAAGATGTACGAGGGCAAGGACACCAAGGCTTGGTACAACAAGATAAAAATCAAGACCAAAAAAGGCACGGGTCTTACTTTCCAGACCGCGGACAGCAACTACAAGCTCAGGATGAGGCTCCGCAGCCAGTTCCTGGCTAACTACATAAACCCTGACGGAGAGGACAATGAAAGCCTCGGTTTCAGGGTAAGAAGACTCAGAGTGACTTGGGACGGTAACGCTTTTGCCCCGTGGATGAAATATAAGATTCAGTACGATTTCTCAGGAGGTGGAGAACTCAAGGATATGAAGCTTTCGTTTGCCAAGAACAGAGCTTTTGTTCCGGTCGCAGGTCAGTACAAGATTGCGTTCAACAGGGAGGCGCTCACATCCTCTTCCGCCCTTCCGCTCGTCGGCCGCTCTATCATAAATGACAACTTTCAGTATGACAGGGATATCGGTGTAGGCGTTTACGGTCTTCTCGGTGGCGGAATGCTCCGCTATGATCTCGGCGTTTTCCAGGGAGAAGGTGCGAACGTGAAAAATGACACGGGAGATACGGGAATGCTCTGGGCTGGTAGAATTCAGGCGGCCCTTCTCGGCGGAAAGGCGAAGAGCGTGAAAGAAAATTTCGCCAAGAGACCCACGATTACAATTGGAGCCGCTGTTGCGGGCGTAGACGTTGAGGAAGGTGGTGATTCCGGTAATAAGGCAATTAAGAATGCGGGACTCGAAGACGGCAGGATGACTTCAATCACCTTCGACGCGAACTACAGAGACCCGAGATTTAATCTTACCGGTGAGTATATCGGAAGATGGTTGAATCCCGACGATGCGGGTGTGGAAACAGGCTATGACTACGGTTTCAGGGTCCAGGGCGGTTTCTTCCTGATTCCGAAGAAAATCGAGGTTGCTTCCAGGTATGCCATGGTTGTTTATGATAATGATCCAAACGCGTTCAAAGCAGAAGAGCTTGACAACGTATGGACGTTCACCCAGGGACTTAGCTACTACCTAAGCGGCAATCACAAGTGGAAAATGCAGCTTGACTACACATTCCAGAGGGAAGAGGACCTCGATGGCGTAGAGTCTGATGAGTCGATGGTAAGAGCTCAGATTCAGGCCTATTTTTAG
- a CDS encoding tryptophan synthase subunit beta (catalyzes the formation of L-tryptophan from L-serine and 1-(indol-3-yl)glycerol 3-phosphate) — protein sequence MGKTNRRYSYPDTGGHFGDFGGRYVSETLMPALIELQRAYEEAAADETFHEEIDYYLKQYAGRPTPLYYARAMTESLGGAK from the coding sequence ATGGGCAAGACTAACCGGAGATACAGCTATCCTGACACGGGAGGTCATTTCGGAGACTTCGGAGGTCGTTACGTCTCAGAAACCCTTATGCCCGCTCTGATCGAGCTTCAGAGGGCCTACGAAGAGGCCGCGGCTGACGAGACTTTTCACGAAGAGATCGATTACTACCTCAAGCAGTACGCGGGGAGGCCCACCCCGCTTTATTACGCCCGCGCGATGACGGAGAGTCTCGGCGGCGCCAAGA
- a CDS encoding DHH family phosphoesterase, translated as MFIGEFDILLMSLFKNRGQVTELDSPDDAFKQKGNFTLIVVNNEFATKEFLASLARSYTTSPIVVSADGRRRKSGYTARYVRFDEVADSQISFEEKLARSDISVRLIREVHRDAQKLLILVHNQPDPDAIASAMALRTLLRRNRKTATIGYLGEKISRPENVAMVELMDIDLQVISQDDIKNFDSIALVDVQPSYFRGEITDIDSVIDHHPITPECDAKFTEISSEEGATATIMTRLLRAAQVEISAKLSAALLYGIKTDTMILNRGADLDDLEAFTYLYSQADLALLRKIESKNLYSEEIKHYGQALSRHWINDGIIFMNLGRIEKEHLIAQVADMGMKVEGVKWSVAFGIVSGSHVVMSVRNSGSVKSAGRLLFELFDEIGSAGGHRSYAKAVIPMQEVRELIGKTSRKNIEQWIDRVFRTATAQKT; from the coding sequence ATGTTCATCGGAGAATTTGACATTCTCCTGATGAGCCTTTTTAAGAACAGGGGTCAGGTAACAGAACTTGATTCTCCTGATGACGCGTTCAAACAGAAGGGAAACTTTACGCTTATAGTCGTAAACAACGAATTTGCAACCAAGGAGTTTCTGGCATCCCTTGCTCGCAGTTATACCACGAGCCCGATAGTTGTTTCCGCCGACGGTAGGCGGCGCAAGAGTGGCTATACAGCTAGATACGTAAGGTTCGACGAAGTCGCCGACAGCCAGATATCCTTTGAGGAGAAGCTCGCGAGGTCCGATATCTCCGTAAGACTGATAAGAGAGGTTCACCGCGACGCGCAAAAGCTTCTCATACTCGTTCATAACCAGCCCGACCCGGACGCGATCGCAAGCGCCATGGCCCTTCGGACTCTTCTCAGAAGGAACAGGAAAACGGCGACCATAGGCTACCTCGGGGAGAAAATTTCAAGACCCGAGAACGTGGCCATGGTGGAGCTTATGGACATAGACTTGCAGGTGATTTCCCAGGATGACATAAAAAATTTCGATTCCATAGCGCTTGTCGATGTGCAGCCTTCTTATTTCAGAGGCGAGATTACAGATATCGATTCGGTGATCGACCATCATCCGATAACCCCCGAGTGCGATGCAAAATTCACAGAGATAAGTTCCGAGGAAGGAGCTACCGCGACGATCATGACCCGGCTCCTCAGGGCCGCACAGGTTGAGATTTCCGCGAAACTCTCGGCCGCGCTTCTCTACGGCATAAAAACCGACACCATGATTCTCAACAGGGGTGCGGATCTTGACGACCTTGAAGCGTTTACATACCTCTACAGTCAGGCTGACTTGGCTTTGCTCAGGAAAATAGAGTCCAAAAACCTGTACTCAGAAGAGATCAAGCACTACGGCCAGGCGCTCTCAAGACACTGGATAAATGACGGAATAATTTTCATGAACCTAGGAAGGATAGAAAAGGAACATCTTATTGCCCAGGTGGCTGACATGGGGATGAAGGTGGAAGGGGTTAAATGGTCCGTTGCCTTCGGGATTGTTTCCGGTTCCCATGTGGTTATGTCCGTAAGAAACAGCGGGTCCGTCAAGAGCGCCGGGCGGCTGCTTTTCGAGCTTTTTGACGAAATAGGAAGCGCCGGAGGACACAGATCCTACGCCAAGGCCGTGATTCCCATGCAAGAAGTGAGGGAACTTATAGGAAAAACCTCGCGCAAGAACATAGAGCAGTGGATCGACAGGGTATTTAGAACCGCGACCGCTCAGAAGACCTGA